A window of the Gemmatimonadota bacterium genome harbors these coding sequences:
- a CDS encoding XdhC family protein — protein MAGRDVFQEALTLISQGEKAALSTIVSSKGSLPMSKKAKMLVRPDGKIIGTVGGGCLEADVWAEARHVMEIEAPTLQKFILTEKHAGENGLNCGGNVEIFTEPLLPGRADDMLDEIARVRKVRGSAVLATLVSGGDQVGAKLLVHPDGRTVGSLDNDLAEACVREEVAAFEAIPESLLKVIKIGSEPVVVFLESICPEPTLFLFGGGHVSFAIAQIAHSVGFRIVVIDDRPMFANKERFPMASETLTLEMETAFNHIVIDDLSYVVAVTRGHQHDKPVIEQAIDTQAAYIGMIGSRRKIALMWKEFEAKGIPREKLDAVHAPIGLDIGADTPEEIAVSIVSELIRVRRSQGKPIHQGMSLSSV, from the coding sequence ATGGCTGGTCGAGATGTTTTTCAAGAGGCTTTGACCCTGATTTCTCAGGGGGAAAAGGCCGCCTTATCGACGATTGTGTCGAGCAAGGGGTCTTTGCCGATGAGCAAAAAGGCCAAGATGCTCGTGCGTCCCGATGGTAAAATTATAGGTACGGTGGGCGGTGGTTGTTTGGAAGCCGATGTGTGGGCCGAAGCCCGTCATGTGATGGAAATCGAAGCACCGACGTTGCAGAAGTTTATTTTGACGGAAAAACACGCGGGCGAAAATGGCCTCAATTGCGGTGGCAATGTCGAAATTTTTACCGAGCCTTTGTTGCCCGGGCGCGCAGATGATATGCTCGACGAGATTGCTCGGGTTCGCAAAGTGCGCGGTTCGGCTGTGCTGGCAACGCTGGTTTCGGGCGGGGATCAGGTGGGCGCGAAGTTATTGGTTCATCCCGATGGTAGAACAGTGGGGAGTCTGGACAATGACCTCGCCGAAGCCTGTGTGCGCGAAGAGGTGGCGGCTTTTGAGGCGATTCCAGAGAGTTTGCTCAAGGTTATAAAAATTGGCTCGGAACCCGTTGTGGTCTTTTTGGAGTCTATTTGTCCCGAGCCCACGCTGTTTTTATTTGGCGGGGGTCACGTTTCTTTTGCTATTGCACAGATCGCGCATTCGGTCGGATTTCGGATTGTGGTTATTGATGACCGGCCCATGTTTGCCAATAAAGAGCGGTTTCCCATGGCGAGTGAAACGCTGACGTTGGAGATGGAGACGGCTTTTAACCATATAGTTATTGACGATTTGTCTTATGTGGTGGCTGTGACGCGCGGGCACCAGCACGATAAGCCGGTTATCGAGCAGGCGATTGATACCCAGGCGGCGTATATTGGTATGATTGGTAGCCGCCGGAAGATCGCGCTGATGTGGAAAGAGTTTGAAGCCAAAGGCATTCCGAGAGAAAAATTGGATGCGGTTCATGCGCCGATTGGATTGGATATCGGTGCAGATACACCCGAAGAGATTGCCGTGAGTATTGTGTCCGAACTTATACGGGTGCGCCGATCACAGGGAAAGCCCATACATCAGGGTATGTCGCTGTCATCGGTGTGA